The following proteins are co-located in the Flammeovirga kamogawensis genome:
- a CDS encoding sigma-70 family RNA polymerase sigma factor → MLAEQAITEYRPLLYTVAYRILGVASDAEDMVQETFIKILRVDLSKIEDIKNYLIKTITNTCLNHLESLKRKKEHLVDNWSNITNNFQLDPFENWSNDKAAELSDGLRNMMKRLTDAELSVYLMKEAFNMNYNEITEIAKKKADHCRQLFHRSKQKLEEGKDKFNVDPEKHLQLYKKFQQANADGEVRGLVDFIFGSKKKLAKLKKS, encoded by the coding sequence ATGTTAGCTGAACAAGCAATCACCGAATATCGTCCTTTGCTTTACACTGTTGCCTACCGAATTTTAGGTGTAGCATCAGATGCAGAAGATATGGTACAAGAAACTTTTATAAAGATATTAAGAGTTGACCTCTCAAAAATAGAAGATATCAAAAATTATTTGATAAAAACGATTACTAATACTTGCCTAAATCATCTCGAAAGTTTAAAAAGAAAAAAAGAACATCTCGTAGATAATTGGTCAAATATTACTAATAACTTCCAGCTAGATCCTTTCGAAAATTGGTCGAATGATAAGGCTGCTGAATTATCAGATGGTTTGCGAAATATGATGAAAAGACTTACTGATGCTGAACTTAGTGTTTATCTAATGAAAGAAGCATTCAATATGAACTACAATGAAATTACAGAAATTGCAAAGAAAAAAGCAGATCATTGTAGACAACTATTTCATCGTTCTAAACAAAAGCTAGAGGAAGGAAAAGATAAATTTAACGTTGATCCAGAGAAACACCTCCAATTATATAAGAAATTTCAGCAAGCAAATGCTGATGGAGAAGTAAGAGGACTTGTTGATTTTATCTTCGGATCGAAGAAAAAGCTCGCAAAATTGAAAAAATCTTAG